The Corynebacterium coyleae genome segment CTCGACGAGCCCGCCGCCGGCATGGACTTGGGCGGCCGCGAGGACCTCCTGGCCTACCTGGGGGATCTGGCGATGGACCCGGATGCGCCGGCGATCGTCATGATCACCCACCACCTGGAGGAGATCCCGGACGGGTTTACCCACGCGATGCTGCTGGACGAAGGCGAGATTGTCGCCCAAGGCCTCATCGATGACGTGCTGACGTCCGAGAACGTCTCGCGCGCCTACCACCAGCCGATCGAAGTGACGCGCGCTGACGGGCGTTTCTTCGCACGCCGCGCCCGTTCAGCCCGTAGGGGTGCACACCGGGCATAGACCGCCGGGGTGGGAGCAATGCCGACGGAGAAGAAGCGCAACGAGGCCGTGTTGTCGCACGACGAGGCCGATTCGATTGACCCGAGCGAGAAGAGCGGGTTTTTCGGTGCGCGTTTGTCTGCGACGGTAATTCTGCTGCGTAACAGCGCCGAGGGGATTGAGGTGTGGGTGCAGGAGCGTGTCCTGTCCATGCCGAATTACCCGGGGTTGACGGTGTTTCCGGGCGGCGGGGTGGATTCGCGCGATTTCCCGCCGCGTGCTTGGGATGATGGCGAGTTGTGGCTGGGGCGTTCGGCGATTTCGCTGGCTCGCCAGCTTGGGGTGACCAAGTACAAGGCCCACGCGGTGCTGTTTGCTGCGGTGCGCGAGCTGTTCGAGGAGACTGGCACACTGCTTGCGGTTGACGACGACGGCACGCTTCTCGACGACGCCCGCCCCTTCCACAACCACCGCCTCCTGCTGGAATCGCACGAGTTGTCCCTGACCGACGTGTTGCAGGAGAGCAACCTCAACGTGTGTGCGGACCTGCTCAAGCCGGTGGCGCGCTGGGTGGGGGTGTCCGAAAGCGGCAATTGGTTTGACACGTTTACCTTTGTCGCCGCTAATCCGGAGGGCCAAGAGCCGGATTCGGATACGTGGGAGGCAGACGACGCGAACTGGTTCCCGCCACAGTTGATCCTCGACGGCTGGCGGCATGGATTGGTGCGCCTTGCCCCTTCGACGTGGGCCCAGTTGAACGAATTGCGCCGCTTCGACACTGTCGACGACGTCCTGCACACCGCCGAAGGCGCAAGCCTGGCACCCGTGATCGGCGACCCGGTCGACGACGAGCGTTATGAGGAATTCTTTACGTTCCAACCAGTCGACAGGATCGGAAAACGCTATGACATTTAGCGTCGCAGAGGCACGGTTCCTCGCAGCGAACACTGAGGCCATTGCTGCAGTCGAACCCGAGATCACCCTGACCAAGTCGAGTGTGTTTGCCGACCGTGCCGTATTGGATAAGCACTTTGGCGACTACGCCCGAGCCGTCAGTGCACTCATCGCCGCCCGGCGCGCCGCGGCAGGCAAGTTTCCCGCTGACTGGCTCACTGATGCCGATGCCGCGCAGCAGGCCACCCCGGCGCGCGTGGCGGGGGTACGTGCCACGCGACTCGCCGAGGCGGGGGCGCAGATGGTGCACGATGTGACGTGCTCTGTCGGCTCGGAGGCGCCTGCGTTTCGTCAACGTGGCATCGCGTGGATGGGCAGCGACCTGGATATGTCTCGGCTGATCATGGCGCGGCACAACCTGGGGCAGGAGGCGTGGCTGGCGCAGGCGGATGCGCTCAGGCCGGTGACGTCTGACGGGGTGGTCGTCGCTGATCCCGCGCGCCGCGCCGGAGGACGTCGCATTACCGACCCGGCGCAGTTGCTTCCGCCGCTGCCGGATCTGCTCGACGCGCATGCTGGCCGCGAGATGGCGGTGAAGTGCGCGCCGGGCATTGACTATTCCGGGTGGGACGGGCTGGTCAGTGTGGTGTCTGTCGACGGCGGCGTCAAGGAGGCGTGTTTGTATACGCCGGGGTTGGCGGGAGGGGTTCGTCGAGAGGCAGTGGTGTTGCGCGAGGTGGAGGAGCGTGTCACAGATCTTGACGACGACACCGTGGAGACCACCGCACCACAGCGCTACATCATCGACCCGGACGGGGCAGTGGTGCGCGCGGGGCTGGTGCGCGGGTGGGCAGCGCGTCACGGGCTGAGCATGCTCGATGAGCACATCGCGTATCTGACTGGCGAGCAGATCCCGGCGGGCTACAGTGGTTTTCCGTTTGTGGAGGCGGTGCCGCTGCGCAGCCTGAAGAAGGTGCTCGCCTCGCACGGTGCGGGCAGCGTGGAGATCCTTGTGCGTGGTGTGGATGTCGATCCGGACCAGTTGCGCAAGAAACTCAAGCTGCGCGGCAAGGCGCAGATGGCGGTGGTGATCGCGCGGATTGGGGATCAGGCGGTGGCGCATGTGTGCGGGTCGCGCGTGCACGCCTAACCTTGGGCGCATGGTCTATTTCGATCACGCTGCTACAACTCCGATGCGCCAAAGTGCGATCGACGCGTGGGTGGAACACGCAGGCGCCCTCAACGCGGGAAGCCAACACGCTGCGGGGCGCAAGGCGAATGCCGTGCTTGCCGACGCCCGCGAGCGCATCGCGGGCGCCCTCGGCGCCGACCCTGTCGAGGTGGTGTTTACCGGCTCAGGCACGGAAGCTAACAACATTGGGGTACGCGGGCTGTTTGATGCATCCGAGCTGGATCGGGTGGTTGCTACGCCTATCGAGCACCCCGCCGTCCTCGAAGTAGTCAAGTCTCTCGGCCAGACTGGGGCGGATGTGGAGTGGCTGCCGGTTGGTCGCGACGGGCACGCTAAGGACTTGAGCGCGCTGGATACGCCGGCGGCGGTTGCGACGATGATGTGGGCGAACAACGAAACTGGCGCGATCCAGCCGGTGGGTGAGGCGATCGAGCGCGCCACCGCCGTCGGCACGCCGGTGCACGTCGATGCGGTGCAAGCGGTCGGCCACGTGCCGGTGGATTTTCACGCGCTTGGCGCGACCACGCTTGCGGCCAGCGCTCACAAGTTTGGCGGCCCGCGCGGCACCGGCATTCTGCTAGCGAAACGCTCGCCCGCGCCGAAGCCGGTGATTCTGGGCGGGGGTCAGGAGCGCGGGATCCGCTCCGGCACGGTCGACGTCGCATCGGCCGCCGCCACGGCGGTGGCGCTCGAGGAGGCGATCGCAGAACATACCGAGATTGAGCGCCTGCGGGATGCGCTCATTGAGGGGGTGAGGCAACGTGTGGATGGGGTGGTCGTCGCAACGCAAGAGCCCGCGCTGCCGGGGCACGCGCACTTCATGTTCCCCGGCGCGAACGCGGACGCGTTGATCATGTTGCTGGACGTGCAGGGTATTTCGGTGTCGGCGGGCTCGGCGTGCGCCAGTGGCGTGCTGCGCATGAGCCACGTGCTTGAGGCGATGGGGTACAGCGAGCGTGAGGCGATGGGGGCGTTGCGTGTGACGGTCGGACGTACGAACACTGCGCAGGACGTGGAGGCGTTCCTCAACGCGATCCCGGACGTGGTGGAAAGGGCGCGGGCAGCTGGCGCGCTCTAACCGGCAACGCGCGTGTCGCGTGTGATGTGTGTGATTTGGGTGCACTAGTGTTGCCCGCATGCAGATGTCTCGCCGAATCCGTTCCGCAGCGGCCGCAGCAGCCGCCCTGCTTCTTGCTACGACCGTCACCCCGCTTGGTCAGGCCGACGCTCAGTCGATCCCGGGCGTGGTCTCTGGCGTCGACGTCGCGGGCCATCAGCGTCCGGGCGGTGCTGCCATCGACTGGCGCTCGGTGGGCACGATCGGCGGCCAGGACTTCGCCTTTGTCAAGGCATCTGAGGGGGAGGGCTGGAAGAACGAGTTTTACGACGAAGACGCCAAAGCGGCCGCCGACGCCGGCCTGAAGGTCGGCGCCTACCACTACGCGCGCCCCGCCGAGGACCCTGTTACGCAGGCGCGTTACTTCGCCTCCGTGATCAACCAGGGCCCGGCAACGCAGTTGCCGCCGGTGCTCGACCTTGAGGTCGACGAGGGCCTCGGCCCGGTCCAGCTTGCGGCGTGGACGCAGCGCTTCCTGTCTGAGGTGCAGGCGCAGACGGGCAAAAAGCCGATGATCTACACGTACCGCTACTTCTGGTACGAGCACATGAACGACACCTCTGCGTTCACGTCCTACCCGCTGTGGCTTGCCGCGTACCAGAATCAGCCCCCGGCGCCGGTTGGTGGTTGGGACAAGTTGTCGTTTTGGCAGCGCAGCGACTCCGGCCGTGTCGTCGGCATCAACACCCCGGTGGACATGAACCTGTTTAACGGCACGTCGGGTCAGTTGAACCAGTTCGCCGCGGGCAACTTGAACGCTGCTGGTGGCGTGTTGGAGCGTTTCCAGGCGCCTGATTCCGGCGAGTTGAAGGTGCTTGAGCAGGACAGCACCAAGCTGGTTATCGCGGTTCTTGCGCTGGCTGCCGGTGGTCTTGGTGTGCAGCAGTTCATCGACGCCGCACGTCTGGCGGGCTTCGACCTGACGGATGCGAACAACATCGCACGTCTGGTCCAGCAGCTCGCGGGCCAGGGCGAGCTGCCTATCGACGACCTGCGCACCATGATGGTCGGCAACTACCAGATCGGCGATCTGCTGATCTTGCTGGATAACGCGCTGAAGCACTAACAGCCCAGGGCGCGCATGATCGGCCCTATTTGGGCCGGAAGCCTGTTGTGCGCAACCCCGTGGAGGTGCACCACGCGCCCCAAGCTTGACGACGACGCCGGCACCACCCGGTCCGCATCCGAGACAATCGAGACGACCTCAACGTTCGGGGGAACTACCGGCTGCGTGTCGTGCTCCTCGAGCCCGACGAAAGATTCCCCGATCACCCGGCGCACCAGCCACCTGGGCCACCATCCGCTGTCAGTGCCGCGCCAACACGCGCCGAGACCGACCAACGTGTGGACGCGCTTACGAACCTCCGGCACAGCCAGCGCCCGAAGGCCGACGAGCCCGCCGTAGGAGTGCCCGACGATATCGACGCGTCTGGCCGTTTCGGGCAACGATGTGATGGTGTGGGCGATTTCGGCGGCGCAGTCGTCGAGAAGCAATGTGCCCCTTCGGCCAAAAGCAGGCGCGAGGAGACCAACCCCTCTGCGCTCCAACTCACGTGCAAGTTTGCGGAACGCAAAAGGTTCTCCGAGCGTGCCGTGCAACGCGACAACGACGTGTGGCTGGGAAGATACTGTGGATGGATCCGGAAGGAACCTCGGGATATAGGACGCAAGCGCCATAGGGAGTAAACATACTCACCGTGGAAACACTTCGATCGATCCCGGTGGTTGGCGGCACAGCTGCTGTCGTCATCTACGTCGCGCTGGCGGTATGCGTAATTTTTGTCGCCGTGCTCGTTGGCCGTCGCCGCTTGAGGTGGGCAGTGCTCGGGGCTGCTGCGCTCATGGGCGTTGTGGTATTTGCGCTGACCGTGTGGCCGAAACCGTTCCCCGATAGCATTCCGCTGCGCGTCTACGCGTCGTGGGCGGTGGGCGTCTTCGCAGTAGTTGCGGCGATAGTCGGTCGGCGGCGGCTGCTCTTGGCCGTTGTTGCGGTGCCAGCGGTAGTTTTCGCATTCTTGGGCACCAACTTGCAGTACCAGCAGTACCCAACGCTTGGATCGTTCCACCCCGTGCGCGTGACCGTAGCGATGAGCCTAGAGCAGTTCGAACGCACAGACACCGCCCCACAACTGCACGGCCGGGAAGTAGGAGCCCTTGTCACGGTGCCCGCCCCACCTGAACGGGATGCAGTCGTCTACGTGCCGCCCGCGTATTGGCACGGCGCCACACTACCGGTGCTGGTGCTGATGTCGGGAAGTCCAGGATCCCCAATGGGGTGGTTCACGGACGGGCAGGCGGCAGAAACCGCCGATGCGTACCAGCAGGAGCACGGAGGGGTTTCTCCGATCGTCGTCAGTGTTGATGCGACAGGCTCCGCGACGGGCAACCCCGCATGCGTCGACGGGCCGGACGTTGCCATGCACACCTACCTTTCCAGCGATATTCCTGCGCTATTGAAAGACACGTTCCGCGTCAATCCTGACCAGTCGACGTGGACGATCGGGGGACTGAGTTACGGCGGGACCTGCTCGCTACAAGTCGTGACTAACAGCCCTGAGGCGTACGGGTCGTTTCTGGATTTCTCCGGGGAGCCCGAACCATCCCTTGGCAACCACGACAAGACGGTGAACGAGCTCTTCGGCGGCGATGAAGACGCCTTCAAAGCGATCAACCCCGCCGACCTGCTCGCAAACGCGAAGGGGACCGATACTTACCGCGGCATTGCGGGACGGTTCGTCGCAGGAGAGAGTGACAAGATGGCAAGCACCGCGCTGCCTCACCTGAACGATCTTGCCCGCGCGGCGGGGATGGACACCACCTACACCGAACTACCCGGAGCGCATAGTTACCAAGTGTGGCGGGTAGCGCTGCGCGAAAACTTCGAATTCGTCGCCCACCGGGGAGGACTGAAATGAAACACGTCCCAGTGACGCTGATCCTTGTCGCCTTCATATGGGCGC includes the following:
- a CDS encoding NUDIX hydrolase — translated: MPTEKKRNEAVLSHDEADSIDPSEKSGFFGARLSATVILLRNSAEGIEVWVQERVLSMPNYPGLTVFPGGGVDSRDFPPRAWDDGELWLGRSAISLARQLGVTKYKAHAVLFAAVRELFEETGTLLAVDDDGTLLDDARPFHNHRLLLESHELSLTDVLQESNLNVCADLLKPVARWVGVSESGNWFDTFTFVAANPEGQEPDSDTWEADDANWFPPQLILDGWRHGLVRLAPSTWAQLNELRRFDTVDDVLHTAEGASLAPVIGDPVDDERYEEFFTFQPVDRIGKRYDI
- a CDS encoding alpha/beta hydrolase codes for the protein METLRSIPVVGGTAAVVIYVALAVCVIFVAVLVGRRRLRWAVLGAAALMGVVVFALTVWPKPFPDSIPLRVYASWAVGVFAVVAAIVGRRRLLLAVVAVPAVVFAFLGTNLQYQQYPTLGSFHPVRVTVAMSLEQFERTDTAPQLHGREVGALVTVPAPPERDAVVYVPPAYWHGATLPVLVLMSGSPGSPMGWFTDGQAAETADAYQQEHGGVSPIVVSVDATGSATGNPACVDGPDVAMHTYLSSDIPALLKDTFRVNPDQSTWTIGGLSYGGTCSLQVVTNSPEAYGSFLDFSGEPEPSLGNHDKTVNELFGGDEDAFKAINPADLLANAKGTDTYRGIAGRFVAGESDKMASTALPHLNDLARAAGMDTTYTELPGAHSYQVWRVALRENFEFVAHRGGLK
- a CDS encoding esterase/lipase family protein, translated to MALASYIPRFLPDPSTVSSQPHVVVALHGTLGEPFAFRKLARELERRGVGLLAPAFGRRGTLLLDDCAAEIAHTITSLPETARRVDIVGHSYGGLVGLRALAVPEVRKRVHTLVGLGACWRGTDSGWWPRWLVRRVIGESFVGLEEHDTQPVVPPNVEVVSIVSDADRVVPASSSSLGRVVHLHGVAHNRLPAQIGPIMRALGC
- a CDS encoding THUMP-like domain-containing protein, giving the protein MTFSVAEARFLAANTEAIAAVEPEITLTKSSVFADRAVLDKHFGDYARAVSALIAARRAAAGKFPADWLTDADAAQQATPARVAGVRATRLAEAGAQMVHDVTCSVGSEAPAFRQRGIAWMGSDLDMSRLIMARHNLGQEAWLAQADALRPVTSDGVVVADPARRAGGRRITDPAQLLPPLPDLLDAHAGREMAVKCAPGIDYSGWDGLVSVVSVDGGVKEACLYTPGLAGGVRREAVVLREVEERVTDLDDDTVETTAPQRYIIDPDGAVVRAGLVRGWAARHGLSMLDEHIAYLTGEQIPAGYSGFPFVEAVPLRSLKKVLASHGAGSVEILVRGVDVDPDQLRKKLKLRGKAQMAVVIARIGDQAVAHVCGSRVHA
- a CDS encoding glycoside hydrolase family 25 protein — translated: MQMSRRIRSAAAAAAALLLATTVTPLGQADAQSIPGVVSGVDVAGHQRPGGAAIDWRSVGTIGGQDFAFVKASEGEGWKNEFYDEDAKAAADAGLKVGAYHYARPAEDPVTQARYFASVINQGPATQLPPVLDLEVDEGLGPVQLAAWTQRFLSEVQAQTGKKPMIYTYRYFWYEHMNDTSAFTSYPLWLAAYQNQPPAPVGGWDKLSFWQRSDSGRVVGINTPVDMNLFNGTSGQLNQFAAGNLNAAGGVLERFQAPDSGELKVLEQDSTKLVIAVLALAAGGLGVQQFIDAARLAGFDLTDANNIARLVQQLAGQGELPIDDLRTMMVGNYQIGDLLILLDNALKH
- a CDS encoding cysteine desulfurase family protein: MVYFDHAATTPMRQSAIDAWVEHAGALNAGSQHAAGRKANAVLADARERIAGALGADPVEVVFTGSGTEANNIGVRGLFDASELDRVVATPIEHPAVLEVVKSLGQTGADVEWLPVGRDGHAKDLSALDTPAAVATMMWANNETGAIQPVGEAIERATAVGTPVHVDAVQAVGHVPVDFHALGATTLAASAHKFGGPRGTGILLAKRSPAPKPVILGGGQERGIRSGTVDVASAAATAVALEEAIAEHTEIERLRDALIEGVRQRVDGVVVATQEPALPGHAHFMFPGANADALIMLLDVQGISVSAGSACASGVLRMSHVLEAMGYSEREAMGALRVTVGRTNTAQDVEAFLNAIPDVVERARAAGAL